From one Doryrhamphus excisus isolate RoL2022-K1 chromosome 9, RoL_Dexc_1.0, whole genome shotgun sequence genomic stretch:
- the armc8 gene encoding armadillo repeat-containing protein 8 isoform X3, producing the protein MACLLEAPLRISVLSEVTATSRHYVDRLFDPDPQKVLQGVIDMKNAVIGNNKQKANLIVLGAVPRLLYLLQQSSSSLELKTECAVVLGSLAMGTENNIKSLVDCHIIPALLQGLLCPDLIFIEACLRCLRTVFISPVTPVQLLYTDPTVIPHLMSLLSSSHRTQEYTTQIFSHCCKTPEHQTVLFNHGAIQNIAPLLISPSYKVRMQALKCFSVLAYENTQVSMTLVNVLVEGELLSQVFVRMMQRDQPIEMQLTAAKCLTYMCRAGAIRTDDSCIVLKTLPCLVRMCSKEHLLEERVEGAETLAFLMEPDVELQRIASTTDHLVAMLADYFKYPSSVSAIADIKRLDHDLKHAHELRQAAFKLYASLGSNDEDIRKKITETENMMDRIVSGLSESSIKVRLAAVRCLHSLSRSVQQLRTSFHDHAVWKPLMKLLQNAPDEVLVMASSTLCNLLLEFSPSKEPILESGVIELLCSLTQSESPALRVNGIWALMNMAFQADQKVKVEIVQCLGTEQLFRLLSDPDANVLMKTLGLLRNVLSTRPHIDQIMSSHGKQIMQAVTLILEADHSVEVKEQTLCILANIADGNTAKELIMTNDDMLQKIKYYMGHSSVKLQLAATFCISNLIWNEEDGASGQVTGIGLCGYIAQTLTGVRHQPQRQGQDCNAAVPGVTTERR; encoded by the exons ATGGCGTGCTTGTTGGAGGCCCCACTCCGCATCAGTGTGCTGTCT GAAGTTACTGCCACAAGTCGCCATTATGTGGACCGCCTGTTCGACCCCGACCCACAGAAAGTTCTGCAGGGAGTCAT TGACATGAAGAATGCTGTAATTGGCAACAATAAGCAGAAAGCCAATCTGATCGTCCTGGGAGCTGTGCCGAG GTTACTGTACCTTCTCCAGCAGAGCTCCTCCAGCCTGGAGCTGAAAACAGAGTGCGCGGTGGTGCTGGGCAGTCTTGCAATGGGCACAGAGAATAACATAAAGTCCCTGGTGGACTGCCACATCATCCCTGCCCTTCTTCAAG GTTTGCTGTGTCCTGACCTCATTTTCATTGAGGCTTGTCTTCGATGTCTCAGAACAGTCTTCATCAGTCCAGTCACTCCCGTGCAGCTGCTCTACACT GACCCCACTGTGATCCCCCATTTAATGTCTCTACTGAGCAGTTCACACAGGACGCAAGAGTAcaccacacagatcttctcccACTGTTGTAAG ACACCGGAGCACCAGACGGTTCTGTTCAACCATGGCGCCATTCAGAACATTGCCCCATTGCTAATATCACCCTCTTATAAG GTGCGGATGCAAGCATTAAAATGTTTCTCAGTGTTGGCGTATGAGAACACTCAGGTCTCCATGACGCTTGTGAATG tgCTGGTGGAAGGCGAGCTACTCTCTCAGGTATTTGTTCGAATGATGCAAAGGGATCAGCCCATTGAAATGCAGTTAACAGCAGCCAAGTG TCTCACGTACATGTGTCGAGCTGGTGCCATCAGGACGGACGACAGCTGCATTGTGCTAAAG ACCTTGCCATGCCTGGTGCGCATGTGCAGCAAGGAGCACCTGCTAGAGGAACGTGTTGAGGGAGCAGAGACGCTGGCCTTCCTCATGGAGCCTGACGTGGAGCTGCAGAGGATCGCCAGCACCACCGACCACCTGGTGGCCATGTTGGCTGACTACTTCAAATACCCCAGTTCAGTGTCGGCCATTGCTGATATCAAAAGG TTGGACCATGACCTGAAGCACGCTCACGAGCTGAGACAAGCCGCTTTCAAACTTTATGCCTCACTGGGTTCCAACGACGAGGACATCCGGAAGAAG ATCACAGAGACTGAGAACATGATGGACAGGATAGTCAGTGGCCTGTCAGAGTCCAGCATTAAAGTTCGCTTGGCCGCTGTCAG ATGTCTACATAGTCTCTCACGGTCTGTGCAGCAGCTGAGGACCAGCTTCCACGACCATGCCGTATGGAAGCCTCTCATGAAG CTCTTGCAGAACGCCCCTGATGAAGTTCTGGTCATGGCATCATCCACACTATGCAATCTGCTGCTGGAGTTCTCACCGAGCAAAGAG ccCATCCTAGAATCAGGAGTGATAGAACTACTATGCAGTCTGACTCAAAGCGAGAGTCCTGCACTACGGGTCAACGGGATCTGGGCCCTCATG AATATGGCGTTCCAGGCTGACCAGAAGGTAAAGGTGGAGATCGTTCAATGTTTGGGCACGGAGCAGCTTTTTCGTTTACTGTCTGACCCCGACGCCAACGTGCTGATGAAGACGCTGGGTTTGCTCAGGAATGTTCTGTCCACGCGCCCT CACATTGATCAGATCATGAGCTCACACGGCAAGCAGATCATGCAGGCAGTCACGCTCATCCTGGAGGCGGACCACAGCGTGGAGGTCAAAGAGCAG ACGCTGTGTATTCTGGCCAACATCGCTGATGGCAACACGGCCAAGGAGCTCATCATGACCAACGATGACATGTTGCAGAAAATCAAATACTACATG GGTCACTCCAGTGTGAAACTGCAGTTGGCCGCCACCTTCTGCATCTCCAACCTCATCTGGAACGAGGAGGACG GAGCGTCAGGACAAGTTACGGGAATTGGGCTTTGTGGATATATTGCACAAACTCTCACAGGCGTCAGACACCAACCTCAGCGACAG GGCCAAGACTGCAATGCAGCAGTACCTGGCGTGACCACAGAGAGGCGCTGA
- the armc8 gene encoding armadillo repeat-containing protein 8 isoform X5 — protein sequence MKNAVIGNNKQKANLIVLGAVPRLLYLLQQSSSSLELKTECAVVLGSLAMGTENNIKSLVDCHIIPALLQGLLCPDLIFIEACLRCLRTVFISPVTPVQLLYTDPTVIPHLMSLLSSSHRTQEYTTQIFSHCCKTPEHQTVLFNHGAIQNIAPLLISPSYKVRMQALKCFSVLAYENTQVSMTLVNVLVEGELLSQVFVRMMQRDQPIEMQLTAAKCLTYMCRAGAIRTDDSCIVLKTLPCLVRMCSKEHLLEERVEGAETLAFLMEPDVELQRIASTTDHLVAMLADYFKYPSSVSAIADIKRLDHDLKHAHELRQAAFKLYASLGSNDEDIRKKITETENMMDRIVSGLSESSIKVRLAAVRCLHSLSRSVQQLRTSFHDHAVWKPLMKLLQNAPDEVLVMASSTLCNLLLEFSPSKEPILESGVIELLCSLTQSESPALRVNGIWALMNMAFQADQKVKVEIVQCLGTEQLFRLLSDPDANVLMKTLGLLRNVLSTRPHIDQIMSSHGKQIMQAVTLILEADHSVEVKEQTLCILANIADGNTAKELIMTNDDMLQKIKYYMGHSSVKLQLAATFCISNLIWNEEDGASGQVTGIGLCGYIAQTLTGVRHQPQRQGQDCNAAVPGVTTERR from the exons ATGAAGAATGCTGTAATTGGCAACAATAAGCAGAAAGCCAATCTGATCGTCCTGGGAGCTGTGCCGAG GTTACTGTACCTTCTCCAGCAGAGCTCCTCCAGCCTGGAGCTGAAAACAGAGTGCGCGGTGGTGCTGGGCAGTCTTGCAATGGGCACAGAGAATAACATAAAGTCCCTGGTGGACTGCCACATCATCCCTGCCCTTCTTCAAG GTTTGCTGTGTCCTGACCTCATTTTCATTGAGGCTTGTCTTCGATGTCTCAGAACAGTCTTCATCAGTCCAGTCACTCCCGTGCAGCTGCTCTACACT GACCCCACTGTGATCCCCCATTTAATGTCTCTACTGAGCAGTTCACACAGGACGCAAGAGTAcaccacacagatcttctcccACTGTTGTAAG ACACCGGAGCACCAGACGGTTCTGTTCAACCATGGCGCCATTCAGAACATTGCCCCATTGCTAATATCACCCTCTTATAAG GTGCGGATGCAAGCATTAAAATGTTTCTCAGTGTTGGCGTATGAGAACACTCAGGTCTCCATGACGCTTGTGAATG tgCTGGTGGAAGGCGAGCTACTCTCTCAGGTATTTGTTCGAATGATGCAAAGGGATCAGCCCATTGAAATGCAGTTAACAGCAGCCAAGTG TCTCACGTACATGTGTCGAGCTGGTGCCATCAGGACGGACGACAGCTGCATTGTGCTAAAG ACCTTGCCATGCCTGGTGCGCATGTGCAGCAAGGAGCACCTGCTAGAGGAACGTGTTGAGGGAGCAGAGACGCTGGCCTTCCTCATGGAGCCTGACGTGGAGCTGCAGAGGATCGCCAGCACCACCGACCACCTGGTGGCCATGTTGGCTGACTACTTCAAATACCCCAGTTCAGTGTCGGCCATTGCTGATATCAAAAGG TTGGACCATGACCTGAAGCACGCTCACGAGCTGAGACAAGCCGCTTTCAAACTTTATGCCTCACTGGGTTCCAACGACGAGGACATCCGGAAGAAG ATCACAGAGACTGAGAACATGATGGACAGGATAGTCAGTGGCCTGTCAGAGTCCAGCATTAAAGTTCGCTTGGCCGCTGTCAG ATGTCTACATAGTCTCTCACGGTCTGTGCAGCAGCTGAGGACCAGCTTCCACGACCATGCCGTATGGAAGCCTCTCATGAAG CTCTTGCAGAACGCCCCTGATGAAGTTCTGGTCATGGCATCATCCACACTATGCAATCTGCTGCTGGAGTTCTCACCGAGCAAAGAG ccCATCCTAGAATCAGGAGTGATAGAACTACTATGCAGTCTGACTCAAAGCGAGAGTCCTGCACTACGGGTCAACGGGATCTGGGCCCTCATG AATATGGCGTTCCAGGCTGACCAGAAGGTAAAGGTGGAGATCGTTCAATGTTTGGGCACGGAGCAGCTTTTTCGTTTACTGTCTGACCCCGACGCCAACGTGCTGATGAAGACGCTGGGTTTGCTCAGGAATGTTCTGTCCACGCGCCCT CACATTGATCAGATCATGAGCTCACACGGCAAGCAGATCATGCAGGCAGTCACGCTCATCCTGGAGGCGGACCACAGCGTGGAGGTCAAAGAGCAG ACGCTGTGTATTCTGGCCAACATCGCTGATGGCAACACGGCCAAGGAGCTCATCATGACCAACGATGACATGTTGCAGAAAATCAAATACTACATG GGTCACTCCAGTGTGAAACTGCAGTTGGCCGCCACCTTCTGCATCTCCAACCTCATCTGGAACGAGGAGGACG GAGCGTCAGGACAAGTTACGGGAATTGGGCTTTGTGGATATATTGCACAAACTCTCACAGGCGTCAGACACCAACCTCAGCGACAG GGCCAAGACTGCAATGCAGCAGTACCTGGCGTGACCACAGAGAGGCGCTGA
- the armc8 gene encoding armadillo repeat-containing protein 8 isoform X4: MACLLEAPLRISVLSEVTATSRHYVDRLFDPDPQKVLQGVIDMKNAVIGNNKQKANLIVLGAVPRLLYLLQQSSSSLELKTECAVVLGSLAMGTENNIKSLVDCHIIPALLQGLLCPDLIFIEACLRCLRTVFISPVTPVQLLYTDPTVIPHLMSLLSSSHRTQEYTTQIFSHCCKTPEHQTVLFNHGAIQNIAPLLISPSYKVRMQALKCFSVLAYENTQVSMTLVNVLVEGELLSQVFVRMMQRDQPIEMQLTAAKCLTYMCRAGAIRTDDSCIVLKTLPCLVRMCSKEHLLEERVEGAETLAFLMEPDVELQRIASTTDHLVAMLADYFKYPSSVSAIADIKRLDHDLKHAHELRQAAFKLYASLGSNDEDIRKKITETENMMDRIVSGLSESSIKVRLAAVRCLHSLSRSVQQLRTSFHDHAVWKPLMKLLQNAPDEVLVMASSTLCNLLLEFSPSKEPILESGVIELLCSLTQSESPALRVNGIWALMNMAFQADQKVKVEIVQCLGTEQLFRLLSDPDANVLMKTLGLLRNVLSTRPHIDQIMSSHGKQIMQAVTLILEADHSVEVKEQTLCILANIADGNTAKELIMTNDDMLQKIKYYMGHSSVKLQLAATFCISNLIWNEEDGSQERQDKLRELGFVDILHKLSQASDTNLSDRAKTAMQQYLA, from the exons ATGGCGTGCTTGTTGGAGGCCCCACTCCGCATCAGTGTGCTGTCT GAAGTTACTGCCACAAGTCGCCATTATGTGGACCGCCTGTTCGACCCCGACCCACAGAAAGTTCTGCAGGGAGTCAT TGACATGAAGAATGCTGTAATTGGCAACAATAAGCAGAAAGCCAATCTGATCGTCCTGGGAGCTGTGCCGAG GTTACTGTACCTTCTCCAGCAGAGCTCCTCCAGCCTGGAGCTGAAAACAGAGTGCGCGGTGGTGCTGGGCAGTCTTGCAATGGGCACAGAGAATAACATAAAGTCCCTGGTGGACTGCCACATCATCCCTGCCCTTCTTCAAG GTTTGCTGTGTCCTGACCTCATTTTCATTGAGGCTTGTCTTCGATGTCTCAGAACAGTCTTCATCAGTCCAGTCACTCCCGTGCAGCTGCTCTACACT GACCCCACTGTGATCCCCCATTTAATGTCTCTACTGAGCAGTTCACACAGGACGCAAGAGTAcaccacacagatcttctcccACTGTTGTAAG ACACCGGAGCACCAGACGGTTCTGTTCAACCATGGCGCCATTCAGAACATTGCCCCATTGCTAATATCACCCTCTTATAAG GTGCGGATGCAAGCATTAAAATGTTTCTCAGTGTTGGCGTATGAGAACACTCAGGTCTCCATGACGCTTGTGAATG tgCTGGTGGAAGGCGAGCTACTCTCTCAGGTATTTGTTCGAATGATGCAAAGGGATCAGCCCATTGAAATGCAGTTAACAGCAGCCAAGTG TCTCACGTACATGTGTCGAGCTGGTGCCATCAGGACGGACGACAGCTGCATTGTGCTAAAG ACCTTGCCATGCCTGGTGCGCATGTGCAGCAAGGAGCACCTGCTAGAGGAACGTGTTGAGGGAGCAGAGACGCTGGCCTTCCTCATGGAGCCTGACGTGGAGCTGCAGAGGATCGCCAGCACCACCGACCACCTGGTGGCCATGTTGGCTGACTACTTCAAATACCCCAGTTCAGTGTCGGCCATTGCTGATATCAAAAGG TTGGACCATGACCTGAAGCACGCTCACGAGCTGAGACAAGCCGCTTTCAAACTTTATGCCTCACTGGGTTCCAACGACGAGGACATCCGGAAGAAG ATCACAGAGACTGAGAACATGATGGACAGGATAGTCAGTGGCCTGTCAGAGTCCAGCATTAAAGTTCGCTTGGCCGCTGTCAG ATGTCTACATAGTCTCTCACGGTCTGTGCAGCAGCTGAGGACCAGCTTCCACGACCATGCCGTATGGAAGCCTCTCATGAAG CTCTTGCAGAACGCCCCTGATGAAGTTCTGGTCATGGCATCATCCACACTATGCAATCTGCTGCTGGAGTTCTCACCGAGCAAAGAG ccCATCCTAGAATCAGGAGTGATAGAACTACTATGCAGTCTGACTCAAAGCGAGAGTCCTGCACTACGGGTCAACGGGATCTGGGCCCTCATG AATATGGCGTTCCAGGCTGACCAGAAGGTAAAGGTGGAGATCGTTCAATGTTTGGGCACGGAGCAGCTTTTTCGTTTACTGTCTGACCCCGACGCCAACGTGCTGATGAAGACGCTGGGTTTGCTCAGGAATGTTCTGTCCACGCGCCCT CACATTGATCAGATCATGAGCTCACACGGCAAGCAGATCATGCAGGCAGTCACGCTCATCCTGGAGGCGGACCACAGCGTGGAGGTCAAAGAGCAG ACGCTGTGTATTCTGGCCAACATCGCTGATGGCAACACGGCCAAGGAGCTCATCATGACCAACGATGACATGTTGCAGAAAATCAAATACTACATG GGTCACTCCAGTGTGAAACTGCAGTTGGCCGCCACCTTCTGCATCTCCAACCTCATCTGGAACGAGGAGGACG GTTCTCAGGAGCGTCAGGACAAGTTACGGGAATTGGGCTTTGTGGATATATTGCACAAACTCTCACAGGCGTCAGACACCAACCTCAGCGACAG GGCCAAGACTGCAATGCAGCAGTACCTGGCGTGA
- the armc8 gene encoding armadillo repeat-containing protein 8 isoform X2, with amino-acid sequence MQLQGANLLTGISINPSESREVTATSRHYVDRLFDPDPQKVLQGVIDMKNAVIGNNKQKANLIVLGAVPRLLYLLQQSSSSLELKTECAVVLGSLAMGTENNIKSLVDCHIIPALLQGLLCPDLIFIEACLRCLRTVFISPVTPVQLLYTDPTVIPHLMSLLSSSHRTQEYTTQIFSHCCKTPEHQTVLFNHGAIQNIAPLLISPSYKVRMQALKCFSVLAYENTQVSMTLVNVLVEGELLSQVFVRMMQRDQPIEMQLTAAKCLTYMCRAGAIRTDDSCIVLKTLPCLVRMCSKEHLLEERVEGAETLAFLMEPDVELQRIASTTDHLVAMLADYFKYPSSVSAIADIKRLDHDLKHAHELRQAAFKLYASLGSNDEDIRKKITETENMMDRIVSGLSESSIKVRLAAVRCLHSLSRSVQQLRTSFHDHAVWKPLMKLLQNAPDEVLVMASSTLCNLLLEFSPSKEPILESGVIELLCSLTQSESPALRVNGIWALMNMAFQADQKVKVEIVQCLGTEQLFRLLSDPDANVLMKTLGLLRNVLSTRPHIDQIMSSHGKQIMQAVTLILEADHSVEVKEQTLCILANIADGNTAKELIMTNDDMLQKIKYYMGHSSVKLQLAATFCISNLIWNEEDGSQERQDKLRELGFVDILHKLSQASDTNLSDRAKTAMQQYLA; translated from the exons ATGCAGCTGCAGGGTGCAAATCTACTAACTGGCATTTCTATTAACCCTTCGGAGTCAAGG GAAGTTACTGCCACAAGTCGCCATTATGTGGACCGCCTGTTCGACCCCGACCCACAGAAAGTTCTGCAGGGAGTCAT TGACATGAAGAATGCTGTAATTGGCAACAATAAGCAGAAAGCCAATCTGATCGTCCTGGGAGCTGTGCCGAG GTTACTGTACCTTCTCCAGCAGAGCTCCTCCAGCCTGGAGCTGAAAACAGAGTGCGCGGTGGTGCTGGGCAGTCTTGCAATGGGCACAGAGAATAACATAAAGTCCCTGGTGGACTGCCACATCATCCCTGCCCTTCTTCAAG GTTTGCTGTGTCCTGACCTCATTTTCATTGAGGCTTGTCTTCGATGTCTCAGAACAGTCTTCATCAGTCCAGTCACTCCCGTGCAGCTGCTCTACACT GACCCCACTGTGATCCCCCATTTAATGTCTCTACTGAGCAGTTCACACAGGACGCAAGAGTAcaccacacagatcttctcccACTGTTGTAAG ACACCGGAGCACCAGACGGTTCTGTTCAACCATGGCGCCATTCAGAACATTGCCCCATTGCTAATATCACCCTCTTATAAG GTGCGGATGCAAGCATTAAAATGTTTCTCAGTGTTGGCGTATGAGAACACTCAGGTCTCCATGACGCTTGTGAATG tgCTGGTGGAAGGCGAGCTACTCTCTCAGGTATTTGTTCGAATGATGCAAAGGGATCAGCCCATTGAAATGCAGTTAACAGCAGCCAAGTG TCTCACGTACATGTGTCGAGCTGGTGCCATCAGGACGGACGACAGCTGCATTGTGCTAAAG ACCTTGCCATGCCTGGTGCGCATGTGCAGCAAGGAGCACCTGCTAGAGGAACGTGTTGAGGGAGCAGAGACGCTGGCCTTCCTCATGGAGCCTGACGTGGAGCTGCAGAGGATCGCCAGCACCACCGACCACCTGGTGGCCATGTTGGCTGACTACTTCAAATACCCCAGTTCAGTGTCGGCCATTGCTGATATCAAAAGG TTGGACCATGACCTGAAGCACGCTCACGAGCTGAGACAAGCCGCTTTCAAACTTTATGCCTCACTGGGTTCCAACGACGAGGACATCCGGAAGAAG ATCACAGAGACTGAGAACATGATGGACAGGATAGTCAGTGGCCTGTCAGAGTCCAGCATTAAAGTTCGCTTGGCCGCTGTCAG ATGTCTACATAGTCTCTCACGGTCTGTGCAGCAGCTGAGGACCAGCTTCCACGACCATGCCGTATGGAAGCCTCTCATGAAG CTCTTGCAGAACGCCCCTGATGAAGTTCTGGTCATGGCATCATCCACACTATGCAATCTGCTGCTGGAGTTCTCACCGAGCAAAGAG ccCATCCTAGAATCAGGAGTGATAGAACTACTATGCAGTCTGACTCAAAGCGAGAGTCCTGCACTACGGGTCAACGGGATCTGGGCCCTCATG AATATGGCGTTCCAGGCTGACCAGAAGGTAAAGGTGGAGATCGTTCAATGTTTGGGCACGGAGCAGCTTTTTCGTTTACTGTCTGACCCCGACGCCAACGTGCTGATGAAGACGCTGGGTTTGCTCAGGAATGTTCTGTCCACGCGCCCT CACATTGATCAGATCATGAGCTCACACGGCAAGCAGATCATGCAGGCAGTCACGCTCATCCTGGAGGCGGACCACAGCGTGGAGGTCAAAGAGCAG ACGCTGTGTATTCTGGCCAACATCGCTGATGGCAACACGGCCAAGGAGCTCATCATGACCAACGATGACATGTTGCAGAAAATCAAATACTACATG GGTCACTCCAGTGTGAAACTGCAGTTGGCCGCCACCTTCTGCATCTCCAACCTCATCTGGAACGAGGAGGACG GTTCTCAGGAGCGTCAGGACAAGTTACGGGAATTGGGCTTTGTGGATATATTGCACAAACTCTCACAGGCGTCAGACACCAACCTCAGCGACAG GGCCAAGACTGCAATGCAGCAGTACCTGGCGTGA
- the armc8 gene encoding armadillo repeat-containing protein 8 isoform X1: MQLQGANLLTGISINPSESREVTATSRHYVDRLFDPDPQKVLQGVIDMKNAVIGNNKQKANLIVLGAVPRLLYLLQQSSSSLELKTECAVVLGSLAMGTENNIKSLVDCHIIPALLQGLLCPDLIFIEACLRCLRTVFISPVTPVQLLYTDPTVIPHLMSLLSSSHRTQEYTTQIFSHCCKTPEHQTVLFNHGAIQNIAPLLISPSYKVRMQALKCFSVLAYENTQVSMTLVNVLVEGELLSQVFVRMMQRDQPIEMQLTAAKCLTYMCRAGAIRTDDSCIVLKTLPCLVRMCSKEHLLEERVEGAETLAFLMEPDVELQRIASTTDHLVAMLADYFKYPSSVSAIADIKRLDHDLKHAHELRQAAFKLYASLGSNDEDIRKKITETENMMDRIVSGLSESSIKVRLAAVRCLHSLSRSVQQLRTSFHDHAVWKPLMKLLQNAPDEVLVMASSTLCNLLLEFSPSKEPILESGVIELLCSLTQSESPALRVNGIWALMNMAFQADQKVKVEIVQCLGTEQLFRLLSDPDANVLMKTLGLLRNVLSTRPHIDQIMSSHGKQIMQAVTLILEADHSVEVKEQTLCILANIADGNTAKELIMTNDDMLQKIKYYMGHSSVKLQLAATFCISNLIWNEEDGASGQVTGIGLCGYIAQTLTGVRHQPQRQGQDCNAAVPGVTTERR; the protein is encoded by the exons ATGCAGCTGCAGGGTGCAAATCTACTAACTGGCATTTCTATTAACCCTTCGGAGTCAAGG GAAGTTACTGCCACAAGTCGCCATTATGTGGACCGCCTGTTCGACCCCGACCCACAGAAAGTTCTGCAGGGAGTCAT TGACATGAAGAATGCTGTAATTGGCAACAATAAGCAGAAAGCCAATCTGATCGTCCTGGGAGCTGTGCCGAG GTTACTGTACCTTCTCCAGCAGAGCTCCTCCAGCCTGGAGCTGAAAACAGAGTGCGCGGTGGTGCTGGGCAGTCTTGCAATGGGCACAGAGAATAACATAAAGTCCCTGGTGGACTGCCACATCATCCCTGCCCTTCTTCAAG GTTTGCTGTGTCCTGACCTCATTTTCATTGAGGCTTGTCTTCGATGTCTCAGAACAGTCTTCATCAGTCCAGTCACTCCCGTGCAGCTGCTCTACACT GACCCCACTGTGATCCCCCATTTAATGTCTCTACTGAGCAGTTCACACAGGACGCAAGAGTAcaccacacagatcttctcccACTGTTGTAAG ACACCGGAGCACCAGACGGTTCTGTTCAACCATGGCGCCATTCAGAACATTGCCCCATTGCTAATATCACCCTCTTATAAG GTGCGGATGCAAGCATTAAAATGTTTCTCAGTGTTGGCGTATGAGAACACTCAGGTCTCCATGACGCTTGTGAATG tgCTGGTGGAAGGCGAGCTACTCTCTCAGGTATTTGTTCGAATGATGCAAAGGGATCAGCCCATTGAAATGCAGTTAACAGCAGCCAAGTG TCTCACGTACATGTGTCGAGCTGGTGCCATCAGGACGGACGACAGCTGCATTGTGCTAAAG ACCTTGCCATGCCTGGTGCGCATGTGCAGCAAGGAGCACCTGCTAGAGGAACGTGTTGAGGGAGCAGAGACGCTGGCCTTCCTCATGGAGCCTGACGTGGAGCTGCAGAGGATCGCCAGCACCACCGACCACCTGGTGGCCATGTTGGCTGACTACTTCAAATACCCCAGTTCAGTGTCGGCCATTGCTGATATCAAAAGG TTGGACCATGACCTGAAGCACGCTCACGAGCTGAGACAAGCCGCTTTCAAACTTTATGCCTCACTGGGTTCCAACGACGAGGACATCCGGAAGAAG ATCACAGAGACTGAGAACATGATGGACAGGATAGTCAGTGGCCTGTCAGAGTCCAGCATTAAAGTTCGCTTGGCCGCTGTCAG ATGTCTACATAGTCTCTCACGGTCTGTGCAGCAGCTGAGGACCAGCTTCCACGACCATGCCGTATGGAAGCCTCTCATGAAG CTCTTGCAGAACGCCCCTGATGAAGTTCTGGTCATGGCATCATCCACACTATGCAATCTGCTGCTGGAGTTCTCACCGAGCAAAGAG ccCATCCTAGAATCAGGAGTGATAGAACTACTATGCAGTCTGACTCAAAGCGAGAGTCCTGCACTACGGGTCAACGGGATCTGGGCCCTCATG AATATGGCGTTCCAGGCTGACCAGAAGGTAAAGGTGGAGATCGTTCAATGTTTGGGCACGGAGCAGCTTTTTCGTTTACTGTCTGACCCCGACGCCAACGTGCTGATGAAGACGCTGGGTTTGCTCAGGAATGTTCTGTCCACGCGCCCT CACATTGATCAGATCATGAGCTCACACGGCAAGCAGATCATGCAGGCAGTCACGCTCATCCTGGAGGCGGACCACAGCGTGGAGGTCAAAGAGCAG ACGCTGTGTATTCTGGCCAACATCGCTGATGGCAACACGGCCAAGGAGCTCATCATGACCAACGATGACATGTTGCAGAAAATCAAATACTACATG GGTCACTCCAGTGTGAAACTGCAGTTGGCCGCCACCTTCTGCATCTCCAACCTCATCTGGAACGAGGAGGACG GAGCGTCAGGACAAGTTACGGGAATTGGGCTTTGTGGATATATTGCACAAACTCTCACAGGCGTCAGACACCAACCTCAGCGACAG GGCCAAGACTGCAATGCAGCAGTACCTGGCGTGACCACAGAGAGGCGCTGA